The uncultured Roseibium sp. DNA segment GGTTATGGGCAAGCACATTGACCATTTCCACGCCGGCCGAAAACGCCATGGCGAAATATATGTAGCCACGCGGGATGTGAAAACCCAACCCGTCGGCCACAAGTGCGACACCGATAAGGAGCAGAAAGGACAAGGCCAGCATCTTGGTCGTCGGGTGCTTCTTGATGAATTCTGCGACCGGCCCTGAGGCCAGGTACATGATCCCCATGGCAATGACCACGGCTGCGACCATGACCTCAATGTGTTGCGCCATACCGATCGCAGTGATGATCGAATCGATGGAAAAGACCATGTCGATCACCACGATCTGCGCGATGACCGCGGCAAACGAGGTACTGGCTGCGCCCGTCATGCCGCCCTCTTCGTCGTCCCCCTCAATACCTTTGTGGATTTCATGGGTCGCCTTGAACAGCAGGAACAGCCCCCCGCCGATCAGGATGGCATCCCTCCAGGAAAACGCATGGCCGCCGACATCGAAAAGCGGGGCGGTAAGTCCGACAAGCCATGTCAGGATACTGAGCAGGAGAATGCGAAAGATGAGGGCCAGAGCAAGCCCGATACGGCGAGCCCGGTTTGCGAAATGGGCCGGTAACCTGGAAACAACGACCGAGATAAAGACAATGTTGTCGATACCGAGCACGATCTCCATGACGGTCAGCGTCACGAGGCTGGCCCAGATCTGCGGATCCGTTACCCACCCAAGCATGGTTTCTCCAATGTTGTAATGAGACTCTGCCTTAGCAGAATCGATCCAGCGCCTGTTGTACGGCTGAGACACCGAGCAGGTAAAGGCTCGTCAGGGTGAGCACCAGCTCTCCGGTGTCCGACAGTGTCATGTCGCCGATGACGGCCATTGCTGCAAAGGCAAACCAGACAGCCGTTACCAGAAGCGTCAACGGACGCCAGCGCCGGACCCGGACCGGATGGATGAACTTGACCGGAACGAAGCTCATCACACAGCAGACCAGGACGAAGCCGATGGTGAACCCTTCGGAGGGAGACAACACCATCAGGCCGAAGATCGCCATGTTCCAGCCTGCAGGAAATCCCTTGAAAGCCCCGTCCAGCGTTTTCATGCCGCTATCGGCGAAATAAAGCGCTCCGGTAAAG contains these protein-coding regions:
- a CDS encoding phosphatidylcholine synthase: MTDIPTQKQGREPALFLIHLLTASGAPIALVALLAGSRGAWGEMFAWLGLALVVDGVDGPLARRFNIAERLPRWSGASLDFVIDYATYVFLPAFALAASGMLSEPWNWICGGLVVFTGALYFADSGMKTLDGAFKGFPAGWNMAIFGLMVLSPSEGFTIGFVLVCCVMSFVPVKFIHPVRVRRWRPLTLLVTAVWFAFAAMAVIGDMTLSDTGELVLTLTSLYLLGVSAVQQALDRFC
- a CDS encoding TerC family protein, with amino-acid sequence MLGWVTDPQIWASLVTLTVMEIVLGIDNIVFISVVVSRLPAHFANRARRIGLALALIFRILLLSILTWLVGLTAPLFDVGGHAFSWRDAILIGGGLFLLFKATHEIHKGIEGDDEEGGMTGAASTSFAAVIAQIVVIDMVFSIDSIITAIGMAQHIEVMVAAVVIAMGIMYLASGPVAEFIKKHPTTKMLALSFLLLIGVALVADGLGFHIPRGYIYFAMAFSAGVEMVNVLAHNRRRKNKAV